From a region of the Arachis ipaensis cultivar K30076 chromosome B09, Araip1.1, whole genome shotgun sequence genome:
- the LOC107617952 gene encoding isoleucine--tRNA ligase, chloroplastic/mitochondrial, whose protein sequence is MTKGVLLPRATSPFSSSTITHWRTTKPSVPFMHNRCIIATQPPVPCFLHDFSKVLSRTTCSSSRRTNSNSLSHPSRVSLAKAVSINTNISNYCTHSAEEFCSSKRRSRGPVMAAKKAAEGVAQEDGKYKHTVDLPKTTFGMRANSSQREPELQKIWDENQVLKNIADKNTGGNFILHDGPPYANGDLHIGHALNKILKDIINRYKLLQNYKVHFVPGWDCHGLPIELKVLQSLDQEARNNLTPLKLRAKATKFAKETVKNQMSSFKRYGVWADWSNPYLTLDPEYEAAQIEVFGEMVLKGYIYRGRKPVHWSPSSQTALAEAELEYPEGHVSRSIYAVFRVVSAPLVPNDLLHEFPNLCIAVWTTTPWTIPANAAVAINPKLEYAVVEVESLDECASSSGENRKKKFGNILKDEKIPCLIVASELVSRLEAKWGVKLVIKRRVLGSDLENYRYIHPVDNRECPVVVGGDYITTETGTGLVHTAPGHGQEDYVTGQKYGLPILSPVDEHGIFTEEAGQFSGLDVLGEGNTAVVKYLDENLSLILEESYEHKYPYDWRTKKPTIFRATEQWFASVEGFRDAAMGAIGHVKWVPAQGENRISAMTSNRSDWCISRQRTWGVPIPVFYHLQSREPLMNKETINHVKSIIAQKGSDAWWYMTVEDLLPTKYRDRAAEYEKGTDTMDVWFDSGSSWASVLRKRDCLSFPADLYLEGTDQHRGWFQSSLLTSVATTGKAPYSSVITHGFVLDEKGLKMSKSLGNVVDPRSVIEGGKNQKESPAYGADVLRLWVSSVDYTGDVMIGSQILRQMSEIYRKLRGSLRYLLANLHDWKADYTVSYHQLPRIDKHALYQLENVVKTIQGNYENYQFFKIFQILQRFVIVDLSNFYFDVAKDRLYVGGSTSYTRRSCQTVLAAHLLSIVRLIAPILPHLSEDVWQNLPFQYTTEYGSVAKYVFEAKWPALNEKWLDIPVEEIEFWGKILELRTEVNRVLEVARTGKLIGASLDAKVYIYSSDASLASQLSELCEATTDADTLHRLFITSQAEIIPSLDDENVKNIPYSGECLIQGTKVWIGVSRATGSKCERCWNYSEQVGSVSDHPTLCGRCYSVIAVPMPPEVAAVS, encoded by the exons ATGACGAAGGGCGTCCTTCTGCCGCGAGCCACGTCACCATTTTCATCTTCCACCATTACCCACTGGCGAACCACCAAGCCTTCAGTACCCTTCATGCATAACCGCTGTATCATAGCAACACAACCGCCAGTACCATGCTTCCTTCATGACTTCTCTAAG GTGCTATCACGAACTACTTGTTCATCCTCCAGGAGAACTAATTCTAATAGCTTGTCTCATCCCTCACGAGTCTCATTAGCTAAAGCAGTATCGATCAACACAAACATTTCAAATTACTGTACTCATTCAGCGGAGGAATTCTGTTCCTCAAAGCGAAGATCAAGAGGCCCAGTTATGGCAGCTAAAAAGGCTGCCGAAG GAGTCGCACAAGAAGATGGTAAATACAAGCACACAGTTGATCTTCCCAAGACAACATTTGGCATGAGAGCAAATTCATCACAAAGAGAGCCTGAACTTCAGAAAATATGGGACGAAAATCAAGTATTAAAGAACATTGCTGATAAAAACACTGGC GGAAATTTCATTCTCCATGATGGTCCGCCATATGCAAATGGTGATCTGCACATTGGCCATgccttaaataaaattttgaaggaTATTATAAATCGTTATAAG CTCCTTCAAAACTATAAAGTTCATTTCGTTCCTGGTTGGGATTGTCATGGCCTACCAATTGAATTAAAAG TTTTGCAGTCACTGGATCAGGAGGCAAGAAATAATCTTACACCATTGAAATTGAGAGCAAAGGCAACCAAATTTGCCAAAGAAACTGTTAAAAATCAGATGTCATCTTTTAAG CGCTATGGAGTATGGGCAGACTGGAGCAATCCTTATCTTACTCTAGATCCAGAATATGAAGCTGCCCAG ATTGAAGTATTTGGTGAGATGGTATTGAAAGGTTATATCTATAGAGGCAGAAAACCTGTTCACTGGAGTCCCTCTTCGCAGACAGCACTTGCTGAGGCCGAGTTAGAG TATCCCGAAGGGCATGTTTCGAGAAGTATATACGCCGTTTTCAGAGTTGTCAGTGCTCCTCTTGTGCCAAATGACCTGCTACATGAATTTCCAAATTTATGCATTGCTGTATGGACAACAACTCCTTGGACTATTCCTGCCAATGCAG CTGTGGCAATAAATCCCAAGCTTGAATATGCTGTTGTTGAAGTAGAGTCATTAGATGAATGTGCCTCGTCTTCTggtgaaaatagaaagaaaaagtttGGAAATATTTTAAAGGATGAGAAGATACCATGTCTCATTGTAGCTTCAGAGCTTGTGTCAAGGTTAGAGGCAAAATGGGGTGTGAAGCTTGTTATCAAGAGAAGGGTTTTGGGTTCTGACTTGGAAAACTACAG ATACATCCATCCGGTAGATAACAGGGAATGCCCAGTTGTAGTTGGGGGAGATTATATTACAACAGAAACAGGAACAGGATTAGTCCATACTGCTCCAGGACATGGTCAAGAGGATTATGTAACTGGTCAGAAGTATGGGCTACCCATTCTTTCACCAGTAGATGAGCATGGGATATTCACTGAAGAAGCTGGACAGTTTAGTGGGCTTGATGTTCTTGGTGAGGGTAACACTGCTGTTGTGAAATATTTGGACGAAAATCTGTCACTTATCCTAGAAGAATCATATG AACACAAGTATCCATATGATTGGCGAACCAAAAAACCGACAATATTTAGAGCAACGGAGCAATGGTTTGCATCAGTAGAGGGATTTCGTGATGCTGCTATGGGTGCTATTGGCCATGTAAAATGGGTTCCAGCTCAG GGGGAAAACAGAATCTCAGCAATGACCTCCAATCGCTCTGATTGGTGTATATCACGACAAAGGACGTGGGGTGTCCCGATTCCTGTTTTTTATCATCTGCAATCTAGAGAACCTCTCATGAATAAAGAAACAATCAATCATGTAAAAT CCATTATTGCCCAAAAGGGTAGTGATGCATGGTGGTACATGACAGTTGAGGACCTTCTCCCAACTAAATACCGAGACAGAGCAGCAGAATATGAGAAGGGAACTGACACAATGGATGTATGGTTTGATTCAG GTTCATCCTGGGCTTCAGTCTTGAGAAAACGAGACTGCCTTAGTTTTCCTGCAGATTTGTATCTTGAAGGAACAGACCAGCATCGAGGGTGGTTTCAGAGTTCGTTGTTAACAAGTGTAGCGACAACAG GGAAGGCTCCATATTCTTCTGTTATAACACATGGATTTGTATTAGATGAGAAAGGCTTAAAGATGAGCAAGTCTTTAGGTAATGTTGTGGATCCACGTAGTGTGATTGAAGGAGGTAAAAATCAAAAG GAATCACCTGCATATGGTGCTGATGTTCTCCGACTCTGGGTTTCTAGTGTAGATTACACCGGTGATGTGATGATTGGCTCTCAGATTCTTCGTCAAATGTCAGAGATTTACAGGAAGCTGAGGGGTTCCTTAAGATACCTCCTGGCAAATCTTCATGACTGGAAA GCAGATTATACTGTTTCATACCATCAGCTTCCCAGGATAGATAAGCATGCACTCTATCAGCTTGAAAATGTTGTGAAAACCATTCAAGGGAATTATGAAAATTACCagtttttcaaaatatttcag ATTTTGCAGAGGTTTGTCATTGTTGACCTGTCAAATTTTTACTTTGATGTTGCCAAAGATCGACTTTACGTTGG GGGTTCAACAAGTTATACAAGAAGAAGTTGCCAAACAGTTCTTGCAGCTCATCTCCTGTCAATTGTACGACTAATAGCACCAATATTGCCTCATTTATCTGAGGATGTATGGCAGAATCTTCCGTTTCAGTACACAACTGAGTATGGTTCTGTTGCCAAATATGTATTTGAAGCAAAATGGCCTGCCTTGAATGAAAAATGGCTTGACATCCCCGTTGAAGAAATTGAATTTTGGGGAAAGATTCTTGag CTAAGAACAGAGGTGAATAGAGTATTGGAGGTTGCTCGAACCGGAAAACTAATTGGTGCTAGTTTAGATGCGAAGGTTTACATTTATTCATCTGATGCCAGCCTGGCATCCCAACTATCTGAACTTTGTGAAGCCACAACTGATGCTGATACATTGCATCGCCTATTCATAACATCTCAG GCTGAGATTATTCCTTCATTGGATGATGAAAATGTAAAAAATATACCGTATAGTGGTGAATGCCTAATTCAGGGAACTAAAGTATGGATTGGTGTGTCGCGTGCTACTGGTTCAAAGTGTGAAAGATGCTGGAATTACTCAGAGCAGGTTGGTTCAGTCTCAGATCACCCTACACTTTGCGGCCGCTGCTATTCTGTTATTGCCGTTCCGATGCCTCCTGAAGTTGCTGCAGTGAGTTAA